One window of the Deltaproteobacteria bacterium genome contains the following:
- a CDS encoding methylmalonyl-CoA mutase family protein — translation MTDQDSAPAVCGPGAHENYSAGQDHVVYAPKNPVRVVTATSLFDGHDASINIIRRMLMSGGVEVIHLGHNRSVDDVVAAAIDEDVQGIAISSYQGGHMEFFRYLVDLLKERGAGHIRVFGGGGGVIVPAEIRELEAYGVEKIYSPGDGARMGLIGMINDMVRRMDFLVAEKPVEDIFGLGPDNIPLVSRCITCLENFGAGADGLREKIRQAAESKKVPVVGITGSGGAGKSSLTDEVILRLVHDFPEIKVAVVCTDPSRRKTGGALLGDRIRMNSIDKKGVYMRSLATRNSQTELSSVIAEAVRVLKAAGFDLVIAETAGIGQGDTAIVDLVDIPVYVMTGEFGAATQLEKIDMLDYADLVVVNKYEKQGGPDAVRLVAKQVQRNREAWDRLPEDMPVFGTSASKFNDDGVTAFYLALLDRINEKCGLSLSSPRQRPAEKVSTSQTLIIPGERVRYLSEIAETVRGYHKETRSQMDAVRKAWHLEEAAKAVGNEKDARYHIEMEAQKARGAIEPETESLLESWPALKKNYSGREFCYTIRNKEFRVPLKTQSLSHTAIPKVALPQSEDPAEIYRFLREENLAGYFPYTAGVFPFKRMDEDPTRMFAGEGDPARTNRRFKMLSANSEATRLSTAFDSVTLYGRDPDRRPDIFGKIGNSGVSVCTVEDVKVLYGGFDLCAPSTSVSMTINGPAPIMLAMFLNTAIDQQAEKFRSENGREPTAEEYAKIKATALSSVRGTVQADILKEDQGQNTCIFSTEFALKIMGDIQEFFIKNNVRNFYSVSISGYHIAEAGANPITQLALTLANGFTYVEYYLSRGMPIDSFAPNFSFFFSNGMDPEYTVIGRVARRIWAIAMRERYKASPRSQMLKYHVQTSGRSLHSQDIQFNDIRTTLQGLCAIYDNCNSLHTNAFDEAITTPTAESVRRALAIQLIINREWGLAKNENPNQGSYIVDELTRLVEEAVLMEFDRITTRGGVLGAMELGYQRGRIQDESVLYETRKHSGELPIIGVNTFLDPDKGGMEDMGTIELARSTDREKDSQLTRLAAFQKAHENEAPEALARLQKAALTGENLFNILMDTVRVASLGQITEALYSVGGRYRRNM, via the coding sequence ATGACGGATCAGGACAGCGCCCCGGCGGTTTGCGGGCCGGGCGCACACGAAAATTACAGCGCGGGACAGGACCACGTTGTCTACGCACCCAAAAACCCGGTCCGGGTGGTTACGGCAACCAGCCTCTTCGACGGCCACGACGCCTCCATCAACATAATCCGCCGAATGCTCATGTCGGGCGGCGTGGAGGTGATCCATCTGGGCCACAACCGCTCGGTGGACGACGTGGTTGCCGCCGCCATCGACGAGGACGTTCAGGGAATCGCCATTTCATCCTACCAGGGCGGGCACATGGAGTTTTTCCGCTACCTGGTTGATCTTCTGAAGGAGCGCGGCGCGGGCCACATAAGGGTTTTCGGCGGCGGCGGCGGCGTCATCGTGCCAGCAGAAATACGGGAGCTTGAAGCCTACGGAGTGGAAAAGATTTACTCGCCCGGCGACGGCGCGCGTATGGGCCTTATAGGCATGATAAACGACATGGTCAGGCGCATGGATTTTTTAGTGGCGGAAAAGCCCGTGGAGGACATCTTTGGCCTTGGCCCGGACAACATCCCCCTGGTTTCGCGGTGCATCACCTGCCTGGAAAATTTCGGGGCCGGGGCCGACGGCCTGCGCGAAAAAATCCGTCAGGCGGCGGAGTCCAAAAAGGTGCCCGTGGTGGGCATCACCGGAAGCGGCGGCGCGGGCAAAAGCTCCCTTACCGATGAAGTGATTTTGCGGCTCGTTCACGATTTTCCGGAAATAAAAGTGGCCGTGGTCTGCACCGACCCTTCCCGGCGCAAAACAGGCGGCGCGCTTTTAGGTGACCGCATCCGCATGAATTCCATAGACAAAAAGGGCGTTTACATGCGCTCTTTGGCGACCCGCAACAGCCAGACCGAGCTTTCCAGCGTGATCGCCGAGGCCGTGAGGGTTTTAAAGGCGGCGGGCTTTGACCTCGTAATCGCAGAAACCGCAGGCATAGGCCAGGGCGACACCGCCATAGTGGATTTGGTGGACATCCCGGTTTACGTGATGACCGGCGAATTCGGGGCCGCAACCCAGCTTGAAAAAATCGACATGCTGGATTACGCGGACCTTGTGGTGGTGAACAAGTACGAGAAGCAGGGCGGGCCGGACGCGGTGCGCCTGGTGGCCAAGCAGGTCCAGCGCAACCGCGAGGCCTGGGACAGGCTCCCGGAGGACATGCCTGTTTTCGGCACATCGGCGTCAAAATTCAACGACGACGGCGTAACGGCCTTCTACCTTGCCCTTTTGGACCGCATCAACGAAAAGTGCGGGCTGTCGCTTTCATCCCCCCGCCAAAGGCCAGCCGAAAAGGTCTCCACCAGCCAAACGCTAATTATTCCGGGCGAGCGGGTGCGCTATCTTTCCGAAATAGCCGAAACCGTGCGGGGCTACCACAAAGAGACCCGAAGCCAGATGGACGCGGTGCGCAAGGCATGGCATCTTGAGGAGGCCGCCAAGGCGGTTGGGAACGAAAAGGACGCCCGCTACCATATTGAAATGGAGGCGCAAAAGGCGAGAGGGGCCATTGAGCCGGAAACCGAAAGCCTTCTGGAGTCCTGGCCCGCGCTCAAGAAAAACTATTCGGGCCGCGAGTTTTGCTACACCATAAGAAACAAGGAATTCAGGGTTCCCCTTAAAACCCAGAGCCTTTCACACACCGCCATTCCTAAGGTGGCACTGCCCCAAAGCGAGGACCCGGCTGAAATCTACCGCTTTCTGCGGGAGGAAAACCTTGCGGGCTACTTCCCGTACACCGCAGGTGTTTTCCCCTTCAAGCGCATGGACGAGGACCCCACCCGCATGTTCGCGGGCGAAGGCGACCCGGCCCGAACCAACAGGCGTTTCAAGATGCTGTCGGCAAATTCCGAGGCGACCCGGCTTTCAACGGCCTTCGATTCCGTAACCCTTTACGGGCGCGACCCCGACCGGCGGCCCGACATCTTCGGGAAAATCGGCAACTCAGGCGTCTCGGTCTGCACCGTGGAAGACGTGAAGGTGCTCTACGGCGGCTTTGACCTTTGCGCGCCGTCAACGTCGGTCTCCATGACCATAAACGGCCCGGCCCCAATAATGCTCGCCATGTTTTTAAACACCGCCATCGACCAGCAGGCGGAAAAATTCAGGAGCGAAAACGGACGGGAGCCAACGGCGGAGGAATACGCCAAAATCAAGGCCACCGCGCTCTCTTCGGTGCGCGGCACTGTCCAGGCCGACATATTAAAGGAGGACCAGGGCCAGAACACCTGCATCTTCTCCACCGAGTTCGCCTTGAAGATCATGGGCGACATCCAGGAGTTTTTCATAAAAAACAACGTGCGGAACTTCTACTCGGTCTCCATTTCCGGCTACCACATCGCAGAAGCCGGGGCCAACCCCATAACCCAGTTGGCTTTGACGCTGGCCAACGGGTTCACCTATGTTGAATATTATCTGTCGCGGGGAATGCCAATAGACAGCTTCGCGCCCAATTTCTCCTTTTTCTTTTCAAACGGCATGGACCCCGAATACACCGTGATAGGCCGGGTGGCCCGGCGCATCTGGGCCATCGCCATGAGGGAGCGTTACAAGGCAAGCCCAAGAAGCCAGATGCTCAAGTACCACGTTCAGACTTCTGGCCGCAGCCTTCACAGCCAGGACATACAGTTCAACGACATCCGCACCACACTGCAGGGCCTTTGCGCCATATATGACAACTGCAACAGCCTTCACACCAACGCCTTCGACGAGGCCATAACGACCCCCACGGCGGAATCCGTTCGCCGGGCACTTGCGATACAGCTTATCATCAACCGGGAATGGGGGCTTGCCAAGAACGAGAATCCCAACCAGGGAAGCTACATTGTGGACGAGCTTACCCGGCTCGTGGAAGAGGCGGTTCTGATGGAGTTCGACCGCATAACCACGCGCGGCGGCGTTCTTGGGGCCATGGAGCTTGGCTACCAGCGGGGCCGCATCCAGGACGAATCGGTCCTGTACGAAACCCGCAAGCACTCCGGCGAGCTTCCCATAATCGGAGTCAACACCTTCCTCGACCCCGACAAGGGCGGCATGGAGGACATGGGCACCATAGAACTGGCCCGCTCCACCGACCGGGAAAAGGACTCCCAGCTCACCCGCCTTGCCGCCTTCCAGAAGGCCCACGAAAACGAGGCCCCGGAGGCCCTGGCGCGGCTCCAGAAGGCGGCGCTCACCGGCGAGAATCTGTTCAACATCCTTATGGACACCGTGCGGGTGGCGAGCCTGGGGCAGATCACCGAGGCGCTGTATTCCGTGGGAGGAAGATACAGACGCAACATGTAG
- a CDS encoding type II toxin-antitoxin system prevent-host-death family antitoxin codes for MESVGAYEAKTHLAQLLERVARGERITIMKHGVPVAVLQSADSVRKTPVGEVIDELKRFRHGRRLDGLSIREMIEEGRN; via the coding sequence ATGGAAAGCGTAGGGGCCTACGAGGCGAAAACTCATCTGGCGCAGCTTCTGGAACGTGTGGCCAGGGGTGAGAGGATAACCATCATGAAGCACGGCGTGCCCGTGGCTGTTTTGCAGTCGGCCGATTCCGTGAGGAAGACGCCGGTGGGTGAAGTCATAGACGAATTGAAGCGGTTCCGCCACGGACGACGCCTGGACGGGCTTTCCATCAGGGAAATGATAGAGGAAGGGAGGAACTGA
- a CDS encoding type II toxin-antitoxin system VapC family toxin yields the protein MPEGFVIDASVVMSWCFEDEDDGYSTAVLESLAEVEAFAPSVWALEVGNVIVVAERKKRLGEASSVRFLALLAELPIKVEEEPPGRMLKEILSLARAHRLSTYDASYLDLAMRLGLPLATRDEALISAAQYCSVPIYAPAGALSDF from the coding sequence ATGCCGGAGGGTTTCGTCATCGACGCTTCCGTTGTCATGTCGTGGTGTTTCGAGGATGAGGATGACGGCTATTCGACGGCGGTCCTCGAAAGCCTTGCGGAGGTGGAGGCTTTCGCCCCTTCGGTCTGGGCGCTTGAAGTGGGCAACGTCATTGTTGTGGCGGAAAGGAAAAAGCGCCTTGGCGAGGCTTCCTCGGTTCGCTTTCTCGCGCTTCTGGCGGAGCTTCCAATAAAGGTGGAAGAGGAGCCCCCAGGGCGGATGCTGAAGGAAATTCTGTCCCTGGCGCGGGCTCACAGGCTTTCCACCTACGACGCATCGTACCTGGACCTTGCCATGAGGCTTGGGCTTCCCCTTGCCACCCGTGACGAAGCGCTTATCAGCGCCGCACAATATTGCAGCGTTCCCATCTACGCCCCGGCGGGGGCATTATCTGATTTTTAA
- a CDS encoding saccharopine dehydrogenase NADP-binding domain-containing protein has product MKVTVLGGCGAVGSVVVRTLAALDEFDSLVVGDRNLARAKEIVQGPASEKISAVPVDAEDVASVKRVIAGSDVVVNCVGPFYKSVKTVLSAVLESKIPYVDVCDDVDVTLEILDWDKKAKDAGITALIGMGSSPGATNLLAKFAAAELLDETDSIDIFHAHGGEPFEGPGVVEHRFHCMSIDIPMFLNGKLTYVKYFEEDGKALRQTFDFPVIGDNIPLYPYPHPEQVTLPRYLKLNQVTNKGTVLPNEYYDLTRDLCGAGLNSKVPVEVNGKMVAPYDFTVAYIIREREKILKKTGFTTQCGCCSVVAKGKKGGEYREYRFHMASQSQALGEGTGIPAAAGAILMARGKITEKGVLPPEACVNPLDFMDVIPKIMKLDEKKEGGKSFGGIIVQMVDAAGHVSSLDI; this is encoded by the coding sequence ATGAAAGTAACGGTATTGGGCGGTTGCGGCGCGGTGGGCAGCGTGGTGGTTCGCACTCTTGCGGCCCTGGACGAGTTCGACTCCCTCGTGGTGGGGGACAGGAACCTTGCCCGGGCGAAGGAAATAGTGCAGGGGCCTGCCTCGGAGAAGATTTCGGCGGTTCCGGTGGATGCGGAGGACGTGGCCAGCGTAAAAAGGGTCATCGCGGGCTCGGACGTTGTGGTGAACTGCGTGGGGCCTTTTTACAAGAGCGTAAAAACGGTCTTGAGCGCGGTCCTGGAGAGCAAAATCCCCTACGTTGACGTGTGCGACGACGTGGATGTGACCCTGGAAATCCTGGACTGGGACAAAAAGGCCAAGGACGCCGGAATCACCGCCCTCATAGGCATGGGAAGCTCCCCCGGCGCCACCAACCTTCTGGCCAAGTTCGCGGCGGCGGAACTCCTGGACGAGACGGACTCCATAGACATCTTCCACGCCCACGGCGGCGAGCCCTTCGAGGGGCCGGGCGTGGTGGAGCACCGTTTTCACTGCATGTCCATCGACATCCCCATGTTTTTGAACGGCAAGCTCACCTACGTGAAATATTTCGAGGAGGACGGCAAGGCCCTTCGCCAGACCTTCGACTTTCCGGTGATCGGCGACAACATACCGCTTTACCCCTACCCCCACCCGGAGCAGGTGACGCTCCCCCGCTACCTAAAACTGAACCAGGTCACCAACAAGGGCACCGTGCTTCCCAACGAGTATTACGATCTCACCCGCGATCTTTGCGGCGCAGGCTTGAACTCCAAGGTGCCCGTAGAAGTGAACGGGAAAATGGTTGCGCCCTACGACTTCACGGTGGCCTACATCATCAGGGAGCGGGAAAAAATCCTCAAAAAGACCGGGTTCACCACCCAGTGCGGTTGCTGCTCGGTGGTGGCCAAGGGCAAAAAAGGCGGCGAATACCGCGAGTACCGCTTCCACATGGCGTCCCAAAGCCAGGCCCTGGGCGAGGGGACCGGCATCCCGGCGGCCGCCGGTGCCATTCTCATGGCTCGCGGCAAGATCACCGAAAAGGGCGTCCTTCCGCCCGAAGCCTGCGTCAACCCGCTGGATTTCATGGACGTGATCCCCAAGATCATGAAGCTCGACGAAAAAAAGGAAGGCGGTAAATCCTTCGGCGGCATCATCGTCCAGATGGTTGACGCGGCAGGGCATGTGAGCAGCCTGGACATTTAG
- a CDS encoding TetR/AcrR family transcriptional regulator — protein sequence MKPPRSPEALEKIRARVLEAALALIADDGFPALTMRALAKRLSMSAPNLYNFFASKDEIYLHLVIQGFTLLKERLETALGSSGDPLSQGRAAAFAYVGFGIENPVYYEIMFTGRTPKHDDYLGTPLEGLAARELEISMQVAELAAGAARNLAASAGMEGPINNAKARTAVIQAWSLLHGMVSLHNSRVISYVDPDAKSTFADIITELSSNFFKDLK from the coding sequence ATGAAGCCCCCCCGCTCCCCCGAGGCCCTGGAAAAAATCCGAGCACGGGTTCTTGAGGCAGCCCTTGCCCTGATCGCCGACGACGGCTTCCCGGCCCTCACCATGCGCGCGCTCGCCAAGCGCCTTTCCATGAGTGCGCCCAACCTCTACAACTTTTTCGCCTCCAAGGATGAAATCTACCTCCATCTGGTCATCCAGGGCTTCACCTTATTGAAGGAGCGCCTGGAAACCGCGCTCGGCTCATCAGGCGACCCCCTTTCCCAGGGACGGGCGGCGGCCTTCGCCTACGTCGGTTTCGGCATCGAAAACCCCGTGTACTACGAGATAATGTTCACGGGCCGCACCCCCAAGCACGACGATTACCTTGGCACCCCCCTGGAAGGCCTTGCCGCCAGGGAGCTGGAAATCTCCATGCAGGTGGCGGAGCTCGCCGCAGGCGCGGCCCGGAACTTGGCAGCATCCGCAGGCATGGAAGGCCCGATCAATAACGCCAAGGCCAGGACCGCAGTTATCCAGGCCTGGAGCCTCCTTCACGGCATGGTCTCCCTCCACAACAGCCGGGTGATCTCCTACGTGGACCCGGACGCCAAATCCACCTTCGCGGACATCATCACCGAGCTTTCATCCAATTTTTTCAAAGACTTGAAATAA
- a CDS encoding alpha/beta fold hydrolase has translation MDFTFSTGTRRFHADTNFNFQMNRLCLMGGGDFGDVSEAAGRIATLSDWKTQFLLMAEKAEAQGRLLNASGYYRSAEFFMPFSDPEKEVAFNKAMELFRIYAKDEFDQGLVSEHRVPYEKGFLPAWRLPAPASGSRGVLVLHGGFDSAKEELYPSADVARKAGFEVILFEGPGQGEVLGLQKIPMTHEWERPVNAVLDHFKLDGVTLVGLSLGGYLAMRAAAFSPRIKRVVAWDVIHDFFRVLSGARGPLLGTGIRLLSGLHADGLLDKIALKKAARDSFTAWGMDRGMGVFGIDRPSAVFHAAKRYNTRPFSEKVTQDVLLLAGTSDHFIPISLFHKEMRAYKNARSLTGRVFTSAENAADHCQIGNIPLALSLIGAWIIERTESLSTENAG, from the coding sequence ATGGATTTCACCTTTTCCACGGGCACCCGGCGCTTTCATGCCGACACCAATTTCAACTTCCAGATGAACCGGCTGTGCCTCATGGGCGGCGGGGATTTCGGGGATGTCTCTGAGGCTGCGGGGCGCATAGCCACCCTTTCCGACTGGAAAACGCAATTTCTGCTCATGGCGGAAAAGGCGGAGGCCCAAGGGCGGCTTTTGAACGCCAGCGGATATTACAGGTCAGCCGAATTTTTCATGCCCTTTTCCGACCCGGAAAAGGAGGTCGCGTTCAATAAGGCCATGGAGCTTTTCCGGATTTACGCAAAGGATGAATTTGACCAGGGGCTCGTTTCCGAGCACAGGGTTCCCTACGAAAAGGGCTTTCTTCCCGCGTGGAGGCTCCCGGCCCCAGCCTCCGGTTCAAGGGGGGTGCTGGTGCTGCACGGCGGCTTCGATTCCGCCAAGGAGGAACTCTACCCCTCTGCGGACGTGGCGCGAAAGGCGGGTTTTGAGGTCATCCTCTTCGAGGGACCCGGCCAGGGCGAGGTTCTGGGGCTCCAGAAAATTCCCATGACCCACGAGTGGGAAAGGCCGGTGAACGCGGTTCTGGACCACTTCAAACTCGACGGCGTCACCCTGGTGGGGCTCTCCCTGGGCGGCTACCTGGCCATGAGGGCAGCGGCCTTTTCGCCGCGAATCAAACGGGTTGTGGCCTGGGACGTGATCCACGACTTTTTCCGGGTGCTTTCCGGGGCTCGCGGACCCCTTCTCGGAACCGGAATAAGGCTTCTCTCCGGCCTTCACGCCGATGGGCTTCTGGATAAAATCGCCCTCAAAAAAGCCGCGCGCGACTCCTTCACCGCCTGGGGCATGGACCGGGGCATGGGGGTTTTCGGGATAGACCGCCCTTCCGCCGTGTTCCACGCGGCAAAACGCTACAACACCCGCCCGTTTTCGGAAAAAGTCACCCAGGACGTTCTTCTTCTGGCCGGAACCAGCGACCATTTCATACCGATATCCCTTTTCCACAAGGAGATGCGGGCCTATAAGAACGCCCGATCACTCACGGGCAGGGTCTTCACCAGCGCGGAAAACGCCGCCGACCACTGCCAGATAGGAAACATTCCCCTGGCCCTGTCGCTTATCGGCGCTTGGATAATCGAGCGAACCGAAAGCCTTTCGACGGAAAACGCCGGATGA
- a CDS encoding enoyl-CoA hydratase/isomerase family protein: protein MALIYEKKDHLAIITLNRPEARNSIDPETAVALDEAWRDYRSDPEMRCAVITGAGEQAFCTGADLARLIPLITGARKPETEADHAVAKNPGILQNAFLRELSIYKPIVAAINGYAIAGGMEMLYNMDIRIASEDAKFGLQEVKWAVFPMMGSTVRLPRQIPYAKAMELLLTGELMDAKEALSMGFVNRVVEKGKVMDEALRVAGVIAKNGPLAVSAIKKSVLKGLNLSIKEALAKEVELGIPVFMSEDAKEGPRAFKEKREPRYQGK, encoded by the coding sequence ATGGCCCTCATCTACGAAAAAAAAGACCATTTGGCCATAATCACGCTTAACCGCCCCGAAGCCCGCAATTCCATAGATCCCGAAACCGCAGTGGCCCTGGACGAGGCATGGCGGGACTACCGCAGCGACCCGGAAATGCGCTGCGCGGTTATCACCGGCGCGGGCGAGCAGGCCTTCTGCACCGGCGCGGACCTGGCGCGGCTGATACCGCTGATCACAGGCGCCCGTAAGCCCGAAACCGAGGCCGACCACGCTGTGGCCAAGAACCCCGGCATCCTCCAGAACGCCTTTCTGCGCGAGCTTTCCATTTACAAGCCCATCGTGGCGGCCATCAACGGCTACGCCATAGCCGGCGGCATGGAGATGCTCTACAACATGGACATCCGCATAGCCTCCGAAGACGCCAAGTTCGGCCTCCAAGAAGTGAAATGGGCGGTCTTTCCCATGATGGGCTCCACCGTGCGCCTGCCCCGCCAGATTCCCTACGCCAAGGCCATGGAGCTTTTGCTCACCGGCGAGTTGATGGACGCAAAAGAGGCCCTTTCGATGGGCTTTGTCAACCGGGTGGTGGAAAAGGGCAAGGTGATGGACGAGGCCCTCAGGGTGGCGGGGGTGATCGCCAAAAACGGGCCGCTGGCCGTTTCCGCCATCAAGAAAAGCGTTTTGAAGGGCCTGAACCTGAGTATTAAGGAAGCCCTGGCCAAGGAGGTGGAGCTTGGCATCCCGGTTTTCATGAGCGAGGACGCAAAGGAAGGCCCACGGGCCTTCAAGGAAAAACGCGAACCCCGCTACCAGGGAAAATGA
- a CDS encoding DUF2156 domain-containing protein gives MDFFPVTPDDYKRLAPFFKNQRYELCTYSLPSIIAWQTCAYAPYAAIIDNSLIIAAEYQKTPGDRHLILPVSPEREFSPAELALLAKDAGHEKYWFVPEDYINRHGAGEVGRHFEILPQPGFSDYVYNRTDLAELAGDRYHKKRNLIKQFEKAHSLGDEVVVTEMAPDDADDCLNFLDEWCAERDCNRIMDSDISCERNAAENAIRNLYSTGWRGLILRINGTVSAFGLSSRLTGDMGTLNFEKAFASVKGLYQYFDRECAKRLFSDFSFINKESDMGEPGLAQAKRSYHPARTVSSFDLILR, from the coding sequence ATGGATTTTTTTCCCGTAACACCCGATGATTACAAGCGCCTTGCGCCGTTTTTCAAAAACCAGAGATACGAGCTTTGCACCTACAGCCTTCCCTCCATCATCGCGTGGCAGACTTGCGCTTACGCCCCGTACGCGGCCATCATCGACAACTCGCTCATCATAGCCGCAGAGTACCAAAAAACGCCCGGAGATCGCCACCTGATCCTTCCCGTCTCGCCCGAAAGGGAGTTTTCCCCCGCCGAGCTGGCCCTGTTGGCCAAAGACGCCGGGCATGAAAAATACTGGTTCGTGCCGGAGGATTACATCAACCGTCACGGGGCAGGCGAGGTGGGCCGCCATTTCGAGATTCTGCCCCAGCCAGGTTTCAGCGACTACGTCTACAACCGGACTGATCTGGCCGAACTTGCTGGCGACCGCTACCATAAAAAGAGGAACCTCATAAAGCAGTTCGAGAAGGCCCACTCCTTAGGCGACGAGGTCGTGGTAACGGAGATGGCCCCGGACGACGCCGACGACTGCCTCAATTTTCTGGATGAATGGTGCGCGGAGCGCGACTGCAACCGCATCATGGATTCCGACATCTCCTGCGAGCGCAACGCCGCCGAAAACGCCATACGCAACCTTTACTCCACCGGCTGGCGCGGGCTGATCCTCCGCATCAACGGAACCGTTTCCGCCTTCGGGCTCTCCTCAAGGCTCACCGGCGACATGGGAACCTTGAACTTTGAAAAGGCCTTCGCCTCGGTAAAGGGCCTGTACCAGTATTTTGACAGGGAATGCGCAAAACGCCTGTTTTCGGACTTTTCCTTCATAAACAAGGAAAGCGACATGGGCGAACCGGGTCTTGCCCAGGCAAAGCGTTCCTACCACCCGGCAAGGACCGTTTCCTCATTCGACCTCATCCTGAGATGA
- a CDS encoding GNAT family N-acetyltransferase, which translates to MDQNLTPGPEEIRVVFLAQPTDEEVSGIISLYIEAGWWEPGADSAGLVKKLVAGSHCFAAAVIDGRIVGMARAISDRASDAYIQDVTVTGAQRHRGVASMLISAVLDRLTGDGIGWIALVAERGTEVLYDRLGFFPMQGAVAMRLRS; encoded by the coding sequence ATGGACCAAAACTTGACACCAGGCCCGGAAGAAATTCGGGTGGTTTTTCTGGCACAACCCACCGACGAAGAAGTGAGCGGGATCATCTCGCTCTACATAGAAGCGGGCTGGTGGGAGCCGGGCGCTGACAGCGCGGGACTCGTAAAAAAGCTGGTGGCCGGAAGCCACTGCTTCGCAGCCGCAGTCATTGACGGGCGCATTGTGGGCATGGCCCGCGCCATTTCGGATCGCGCCAGCGACGCCTATATCCAGGACGTAACGGTAACGGGCGCACAGAGGCATCGCGGCGTGGCGTCCATGCTGATAAGTGCCGTCCTCGACCGGCTGACCGGAGACGGCATCGGCTGGATAGCCCTTGTGGCCGAGCGAGGCACGGAAGTTTTGTACGACAGGCTGGGATTTTTCCCCATGCAGGGCGCAGTCGCCATGAGGTTGCGATCTTAA
- a CDS encoding 2-hydroxyacyl-CoA dehydratase has protein sequence MLKNWAMMGRVAISRGPLEMRRRINRFAWLKAAANPNDLPYRFTRNRHGLFREAVAYLTSAAAETFIGAVDEHFRFPDRSVLHEDLVPPELFLGMGLTPWMAELLGIMVPLISAPLGQSYIDVAENYGIPADTCSLPKVTLGLALSDELPPPKVIVASNMPCDGGMSSYSIIEKKYEVPTFRLDIPYNFYNTRAEDYFVNELKRLIAWLEANTPGRMDWDLLREVCEERNRTAELEAELWDLIAQKPAPMVAEPVYFSHLLYMCAFPGRPKSTEVFKKIVELTRAIAKTGKGALDNEQYRTVLWNPPTLSFADLWVWAEEKFGVANIMDMLTYNRQPYIDTKNPETMLKGLARIIMQGPMARHTRGPADNFFSDLFHIYERFNLDMIWMAGHIGCKNTMALNGIFREKCRERGIPLLIINYDLCDPRIVPPSDVKDQVERFMETVAKRK, from the coding sequence ATGCTCAAAAACTGGGCAATGATGGGCCGGGTGGCGATTTCGCGCGGGCCGTTGGAGATGCGGCGGCGCATCAACCGCTTCGCCTGGCTGAAGGCCGCAGCCAACCCCAACGATCTTCCGTATCGCTTCACGAGAAACCGCCACGGCCTTTTCCGGGAGGCCGTGGCCTATCTCACCTCAGCCGCCGCCGAAACCTTCATAGGCGCGGTTGACGAACACTTCCGCTTCCCCGACCGATCGGTCCTTCACGAGGACCTTGTTCCGCCGGAACTTTTCCTGGGCATGGGCCTGACCCCCTGGATGGCGGAGCTTTTGGGCATCATGGTTCCGCTCATATCCGCCCCTCTCGGCCAGTCATACATAGACGTCGCCGAAAACTACGGCATCCCCGCCGACACGTGCAGCCTCCCCAAGGTCACCCTGGGCCTCGCCCTTTCGGACGAGCTTCCGCCGCCCAAGGTGATAGTGGCCTCCAACATGCCTTGCGACGGCGGCATGAGCAGCTATTCCATCATCGAAAAAAAATACGAGGTCCCAACCTTCCGCCTGGACATCCCGTACAACTTCTACAACACCCGCGCGGAAGACTACTTCGTTAACGAGTTGAAGCGCCTCATCGCCTGGCTTGAGGCCAACACCCCGGGCCGCATGGACTGGGACCTTCTGCGCGAGGTCTGCGAGGAAAGAAACCGGACAGCCGAGCTTGAGGCCGAACTTTGGGACCTGATCGCCCAAAAGCCCGCGCCCATGGTCGCCGAGCCGGTTTATTTCTCGCACCTTCTCTACATGTGCGCATTTCCGGGCAGGCCCAAATCCACCGAGGTGTTCAAAAAGATCGTTGAGCTAACCAGGGCAATAGCCAAAACCGGCAAGGGCGCGCTGGACAACGAGCAGTACCGCACCGTGCTGTGGAACCCGCCCACCCTAAGTTTCGCCGACCTGTGGGTATGGGCCGAGGAAAAATTCGGCGTGGCCAACATAATGGACATGCTGACCTACAACCGCCAGCCTTACATCGACACCAAAAACCCGGAAACCATGCTGAAGGGGCTGGCCCGGATAATCATGCAGGGCCCCATGGCCCGGCACACCAGGGGCCCGGCGGACAACTTCTTCTCCGACCTCTTCCACATCTACGAGCGCTTCAACCTGGACATGATCTGGATGGCCGGGCACATAGGCTGCAAGAACACCATGGCCCTGAATGGCATCTTCCGGGAAAAATGCAGGGAGCGAGGCATTCCGCTTCTCATCATCAACTACGACCTGTGCGACCCCCGAATCGTTCCGCCCTCCGACGTCAAGGATCAGGTCGAGCGCTTCATGGAGACGGTGGCGAAAAGAAAGTAG